The Actinomycetota bacterium genome has a segment encoding these proteins:
- a CDS encoding TetR family transcriptional regulator, translating into MTDAGTHDRILDATIRAIATHGLSRLSVEDVASEAGVSRQTVYRYFASRDDLIRAAIVGEEQRLMERIGAAARRHPDLRPSVEAAILEALRGAREHPLLDRLLATEPEALLPALLHGSGPVLTAALPVLEDLISERIPHLSPALVHRAADATTRLLVSYAVNPTDEPLEQVAAELADLLVHGLKAE; encoded by the coding sequence ATGACTGACGCGGGAACACATGACCGGATCCTGGACGCGACGATCCGAGCCATCGCCACGCACGGCCTCTCGCGCCTGTCGGTCGAGGACGTCGCCTCCGAAGCGGGCGTCTCGCGCCAGACCGTCTACCGCTACTTCGCTTCGCGTGATGACCTGATCCGCGCGGCGATCGTGGGGGAGGAGCAGCGGCTGATGGAACGCATCGGCGCCGCCGCACGCCGTCATCCGGATCTCCGCCCCTCGGTCGAGGCGGCGATCCTCGAGGCGCTCCGGGGTGCGCGAGAGCACCCCCTGCTGGATCGACTGCTCGCAACCGAACCCGAAGCGCTGTTGCCGGCGCTCCTGCACGGTTCGGGGCCGGTGCTGACCGCTGCCCTCCCCGTCCTCGAGGACCTGATCTCGGAGCGGATCCCGCATCTTTCGCCGGCGCTCGTCCACCGCGCCGCCGATGCCACAACCCGTCTGCTCGTGAGCTACGCGGTCAACCCGACCGACGAACCCCTCGAACAGGTCGCCGCCGAACTGGCCGACCTGCTGGTCCACGGCCTGAAGGCCGAGTGA